The proteins below come from a single Lentimicrobiaceae bacterium genomic window:
- a CDS encoding toxin-antitoxin system YwqK family antitoxin: MKKIAISILFLTLGAFAFAQNLEYQDGRYYKKGMLFTGQNIEYDENGKIQLEQNIKNGLVHGKMILYYPNGNIKELREYDEGKKTGKWNNWSEENVKTAEAGYENDLKNGDWFVWDNNGNLLYEMHYILGKRSGIWRKWDETGKLIMEREYE, translated from the coding sequence ATGAAAAAAATAGCGATTTCGATTCTTTTTCTGACTCTTGGAGCCTTTGCATTTGCTCAAAACCTGGAATATCAGGACGGTAGGTATTATAAAAAAGGCATGCTATTTACCGGCCAGAATATTGAGTATGATGAAAATGGGAAAATCCAGCTGGAACAAAATATCAAAAATGGCCTTGTTCACGGTAAAATGATTCTGTATTACCCTAACGGAAACATAAAGGAATTACGCGAATATGATGAAGGCAAGAAGACAGGAAAGTGGAACAACTGGAGTGAAGAAAATGTAAAAACTGCCGAGGCCGGATATGAGAATGATTTAAAAAACGGAGACTGGTTTGTTTGGGACAACAATGGTAATCTGCTTTATGAGATGCATTATATTCTTGGCAAAAGGTCGGGTATATGGCGAAAGTGGGATGAAACCGGCAAACTGATTATGGAACGTGAGTATGAATAG
- a CDS encoding carboxypeptidase-like regulatory domain-containing protein: protein MKNTIKILAVTAFALLFSSLSFAEGHPTHLPVATATVSGTVQDINSGESLAGVAVSVEGTDLKVYTDLDGNFTINNLEPGTYNLILSMISYKNSLIENVELQANDKEEMDIKLDNK, encoded by the coding sequence ATGAAAAACACAATTAAAATATTAGCCGTTACAGCTTTTGCATTATTATTCAGCAGTTTATCATTTGCTGAAGGCCATCCAACTCATTTACCGGTTGCAACAGCAACTGTAAGTGGCACAGTTCAGGATATTAATTCCGGCGAATCGCTTGCTGGTGTTGCTGTATCAGTAGAAGGAACCGATTTGAAGGTTTACACTGATCTTGATGGTAATTTTACTATCAATAACCTTGAACCCGGAACTTACAATCTCATTCTTTCTATGATTTCATATAAAAACAGCTTAATTGAAAATGTTGAGCTGCAGGCTAATGATAAAGAAGAAATGGATATTAAACTCGACAACAAATAA